One window of Phycodurus eques isolate BA_2022a chromosome 8, UOR_Pequ_1.1, whole genome shotgun sequence genomic DNA carries:
- the ube3a gene encoding ubiquitin-protein ligase E3A, with product MSRSAAKNLIERYFRQLTDGCGNDDCDNEFCASCRHFRPLDKNAAAVRALELYKVNAKLCDLKTSRTESDLQLLDLKEDFGDIHYLTDNTVCMILSVCEEERDYSSLIRVIGRVFSNANALIKSFRKDVPESSEPKDGASHQPGTSLEVTVDIDSVRRFYKRLQTIEQAESALVNALVYLTPNVELDLEYLEAYETIPDYLNIFVILMENGNLHSPEYLDLALPQLCKAMSKLPVAALSRLCELWSKYELPHIRRIMETFQQLITYTVVTREYDGEHLVNDDDTVVAACKCLKVVFYASLVGGDVDTEHDGDDDGEAADSDELSLHELLGEERLYKKGPEVDLLEKEIGVRPIDSRKPLIPFEDFVNESLSDVVEMDKDFTFFKVDAETKFSFQTCPFVLNVFTKNQGLYYDNRIRMYSERRLTALYGMVQGQQSSPYLKLKVRRDHIIDDALVRLEMISMENPSDLKKQLFVEFEGEQGVDEGGVSKEFFQLVLEEIFNPDIGMFTYDDDTKLFWFNSSSLENEAQYTLVGIVLGLAIYNNCILDVHFPMVVYRKLMGKKGSFLDLPDSHPVLYQSLKELLNYNGDVEADMALTFQISHTDLFGNPVLYGLKEKAEDIPVSKENRQEFVDLYTDYILNTSVERQFCAFKKGFLMVTSESPMKYLFRPEEVELLICGSRKLDFEALEKTVEYDGGYSKDTQIIKDFWQTLHSFGEEQKRLFLQFTTGTDRAPVGGLGKLKMIITKNGSDSDRLPTSHTCFNVLLLPEYSSKEKLRERLLKAITYAQGFGML from the exons AT GAGCAGATCAGCAGCAAAGAATCTCATCGAGCGCTACTTTCGGCAGTTAACCGACGGATGTGGTAATGACGACTGTGACAATGAGTtctgcgcctcgtgtcgccACTTCCGACCGCTGGATAAAAACGCGGCGGCGGTCCGAGCGCTGGAGCTGTATAAGGTCAATGCCAAACTCTGCGATCTCAAGACGTCACGGACAGAATCTGACCTTCAGCTTCTGGATCTCAAGGAGGACTTCGGAG ACATCCATTACCTCACAGATAACACAGTTTGTATGATTCTGAGTGTTTGCGAAGAGGAAAGGGACTACTCCTCCCTCATCCGCGTCATCGGCCGGGTGTTCTCCAATGCCAACGCCCTGATCAAAAGTTTCCGTAAAGACGTCCCTGAATCTTCCGAGCCGAAAGACGGGGCCTCGCATCAGCCGGGCACCTCCCTTGAGGTCACCGTCGACATTGACTCGGTGCGCCGTTTCTACAAGCGACTCCAGACCATCGAGCAGGCCGAGTCGGCTCTGGTCAACGCTCTCGTCTACCTCACTCCCAACGTGGAGCTGGACCTGGAGTACCTGGAAGCGTACGAGACCATCCCGGACTACCTAAACATCTTTGTCATCCTGATGGAGAACGGCAACCTCCACAGCCCCGAGTACTTGGATCTGGCGCTGCCGCAGTTGTGCAAGGCCATGAGCAAGCTTCCGGTGGCCGCCCTCAGCCGGCTGTGCGAGCTGTGGTCTAAGTACGAGCTCCCGCACATCCGCCGCATTATGGAGACCTTCCAGCAACTCATCACCTACACCGTGGTCACCCGGGAATATGACGGCGAGCACCTGGTCAACGACGACGACACGGTGGTGGCCGCCTGCAAGTGTCTGAAGGTGGTCTTCTACGCCAGTCTGGTGGGAGGCGACGTGGACACGGAGCACGACGGCGACGACGACGGTGAGGCGGCCGACTCGGACGAGCTCAGCCTACATGAGCTTCTGGGCGAGGAGCGTCTCTACAAGAAGGGTCCTGAGGTGGACCTACTGGAGAAAGAAATAGGGGTCCGGCCAATCGACAGCAGGAAGCCCCTCATCCCGTTTGAGGACTTCGTCAATGAGTCCCTGAGCGACGTTGTAGAGATGGACAAGGACTTCACCTTCTTCAAGGTGGATGCGGAAACCAAGTTTTCGTTCCAGACCTGCCCCTTTGTCCTCAATGTGTTCACCAAGAACCAGGGGCTGTACTACGACAACCGGATTAGGATGTACAGTGAGCGGCGCCTCACCGCCCTCTACGGCATGGTGCAGGGACAGCAGTCCAGCCCCTACCTCAAGCTCAAAGTGAGGCGGGATCACATCATCGATGACGCCCTCGTCAGG CTGGAGATGATCTCTATGGAGAATCCGTCCGACCTGAAGAAGCAACTCTTTGTTGAGTTCGAGGGTGAGCAAGGCGTGGACGAGGGCGGCGTTTCTAAGGAGTTCTTCCAGTTGGTCCTGGAAGAAATTTTCAATCCCGACATCG GAATGTTCACCTACGACGATGACACCAAGCTCTTTTGGTTCAACTCATCCTCCCTGGAGAACGAAGCCCAGTACACGTTGGTGGGCATCGTGCTTGGCCTCGCCATCTACAACAACTGCATCCTGGATGTGCACTTCCCCATGGTGGTCTACAGGAAGCTCATGGGCAAGAAGGGCTCCTTCTTGGATCTCCCCGACTCACATCCA GTTCTCTACCAGAGTCTGAAGGAGCTGCTGAACTACAATGGAGACGTGGAGGCGGACATGGCGCTCACCTTCCAGATCTCCCACACTGACCTTTTCGGAAACCCCGTGTTGTACGGCCTGAAGGAGAAGGCAGAAGACATTCCTGTTTCCAAGGAGAACAGACAG GAGTTTGTGGACCTGTACACTGACTACATCCTGAACACAAGCGTGGAGAGGCAGTTCTGTGCGTTCAAGAAAGGTTTCCTCATGGTCACCAGTGAGTCCCCGATGAAATACTTGTTCAGGCCCGAGGAAGTAGAGCTGCTTATCTGTGGAAGCAGG AAACTTGACTTTGAGGCCCTGGAGAAGACGGTAGAATACGATGGAGGTTATAGCAAAGATACACAAATTATCAA GGATTTTTGGCAAACGCTGCATTCGTTCGGAGAGGAACAGAAGAGGCTGTTCCTTCAGTTCACCACCGGGACGGACAGGGCGCCGGTGGGCGGGCTCGGCAagctcaaaatgatcatcaccAAAAACGGCTCAGACAGCGACAG GCTGCCGACGTCGCACACCTGTTTCAACGTGCTGCTGCTTCCGGAATATTCCTCCAAGGAGAAGCTGCGCGAGAGACTCCTCAAGGCCATCACTTACGCCCAAGGCTTCGGAATGCTGTGA